A genome region from Rhizobium sp. NXC14 includes the following:
- a CDS encoding Gfo/Idh/MocA family oxidoreductase: protein MRLLILGTGGMANQHAAQFKAIEGVSVVGGVDVVPERLAAFCTEHGIANHFTTLEEALAWGEFDAVANVTPDRIHHPTTLQAIAAGKHVFCEKPLATDAVKAMEMTEAIERAGKVGMVNLTYRNSPALQKGRQMVLAGEIGAVRHVEASHLQSWLVGRHWGDWKSESKWLWRLSKKHGSNGALGDIGIHIVDFASYGPGLDVAHVFARLKTFDKAPDHRIGEYDLDANDSFTMNVDFTNGAIGTIQATRTAAGQMDQLRLRVYGETGSVEMIYDTGKSSLRACLGEDVHTATWREVPFDPVETNYQRFVQAVRAGKTQEPSFRRAASIQKVLDKALASDLSHADEAIG from the coding sequence ATGCGTTTACTCATTCTGGGAACCGGCGGCATGGCCAACCAGCACGCCGCCCAGTTCAAGGCGATTGAAGGTGTCAGCGTCGTTGGCGGCGTCGATGTCGTCCCTGAGCGGCTCGCGGCCTTCTGCACCGAACACGGCATCGCCAACCATTTCACCACGCTGGAGGAGGCGCTCGCCTGGGGCGAGTTTGACGCGGTGGCCAACGTCACCCCTGACCGCATCCACCATCCAACCACCCTCCAGGCGATCGCTGCTGGAAAACACGTCTTCTGCGAAAAGCCGCTCGCCACTGATGCCGTCAAGGCGATGGAAATGACCGAGGCGATCGAGCGGGCCGGCAAGGTCGGCATGGTCAATCTCACCTATCGCAATTCGCCGGCGCTGCAGAAGGGCCGGCAGATGGTGCTTGCCGGCGAGATCGGCGCCGTGCGCCATGTCGAGGCGTCGCATCTGCAAAGCTGGCTGGTCGGCCGCCACTGGGGCGATTGGAAGAGCGAAAGCAAATGGCTCTGGCGGCTGAGCAAGAAACACGGCTCGAACGGCGCGCTTGGCGATATAGGCATTCACATCGTCGATTTCGCGTCTTATGGCCCCGGCCTCGACGTCGCCCACGTCTTTGCGCGGCTGAAGACCTTCGACAAGGCGCCGGATCACAGGATCGGCGAATATGATCTCGACGCCAATGACAGCTTCACGATGAATGTCGATTTCACCAATGGCGCGATCGGCACGATCCAGGCGACACGCACGGCAGCCGGCCAGATGGATCAGCTCCGTCTCCGAGTCTATGGCGAAACCGGCTCGGTTGAGATGATCTATGATACCGGCAAATCGAGCTTGCGCGCCTGCCTTGGCGAAGACGTGCACACAGCGACCTGGCGCGAAGTGCCCTTTGATCCCGTCGAGACGAACTATCAGCGTTTCGTCCAGGCCGTGCGGGCGGGCAAGACCCAGGAACCGTCCTTCCGGCGCGCCGCCAGCATCCAGAAGGTGCTCGACAAGGCGCTCGCCTCCGATCTCAGCCACGCCGACGAAGCAATCGGCTGA